In Paramormyrops kingsleyae isolate MSU_618 chromosome 13, PKINGS_0.4, whole genome shotgun sequence, a single window of DNA contains:
- the LOC111835439 gene encoding AP-2 complex subunit alpha-2 isoform X1, with amino-acid sequence MPAVSKGDGMRGLAVFISDIRNCKSKEAEIKRINKELANIRSKFKGDKALDGYSKKKYVCKLLFIFLLGHDIDFGHMEAVNLLSSNKYTEKQIGYLFISVLVNSNSDLIRLINNAIKNDLSSRNPTFMNLALHCIANVGSREMAEAFAADIPRILVAGDTMDSVKQSAALCLLRLNRTSPDLVPMGEWTSRVVHLLNDQHLGVVTAATSLITTLAQKNPEEFKTSVSLAVARLSRIVTSASTDLQDYTYYFVPAPWLSVKLLRLLQCYPPPEDAAIRGRLSECLETILNKAQEPPKSKKVQHSNAKNAVLFEAISLIIHHDSEPTLLVRACNQLGQFLQHRETNLRYLALESMCTLASSEFSHEAVKTHIETVINALKTERDVSVRQRAVDLLYAMCDRSNVQQIVAEMLNYLETADYSIREEIVLKVAILAEKYAVDYTWYVDTILNLIRIAGDYVSEEVWYRVIQIVINRDDVQGYAAKTVFEALQAPACHENLVKVGGYILGEFGNLIAGDPRSSPLVQFNLLHSKFHLCSVPSRALLLSTYIKFINLFPEVKGTIQEVLRSDSQLRNADVELQQRAVEYLRLSCIASTDILATVLEEMPPFPERESSILAKLKRKKGPGMVPDIEEGRKDKNVNGGMEPISTNATTKTSSFVSTGDLLTPEPPPFNRPRPVSSSSSSLLPAPLTPLPPSGPPAGPALQSTPSPSTDLLSLGSSPALSSAPPSSSAGGLLVDVFTENHAPAAPGVPMGPVADDNFSRFVCKNNGVLFENQLVQIGLKSEFRQNLGRMYIFFGNKTSTQFLNFSSSVICQDSLKTQLSIHIKPADPTVDGGAQLQQILNIECVSDFVEAPVLSIQFRYGGTLQNIAVKLPITLNKFFQPTEMTSQDFFQRWKQLSSPQQEVQKIFKAKHSMDTEVTKAKIIGFGVALLDRVDPNPSNFVGAGVIHTKTTQVGCLLRLEPNTQAQMYRLTLRTSRDTVSQRLCELLSDQF; translated from the exons GAGACAAAGCGCTGGATGGCTACAGCAAGAAGAAATACGTGTGCAAGCTGCTCTTCATCTTCCTCTTGGGCCACGACATTGACTTCGGCCACATGGAGGCCGTCAACCTTCTCAGCTCCAATAAGTACACAGAGAAGCAGATC GGCTACCTGTTCATCTCGGTGTTGGTGAACTCCAACAGCGACCTCATCCGGCTCATCAACAACGCCATCAAGAACGACCTGTCGAGCCGCAATCCCACTTTCATGAACCTGGCGCTGCACTGCATCGCCAACGTGGGCAGCCGGGAGATGGCAGAGGCCTTCGCCGCCGACATCCCGCGCATCCTGGTGGCGGG AGACACCATGGACAGCGTGAAGCAGAGTGCAGCCCTCTGCCTGCTGCGCCTCAACCGGACCTCACCGGACCTGGTGCCTATGGGCGAGTGGACCTCCCGTGTGGTGCACTTGCTGAACGACCAGCACCTG GGAGTGGTGACTGCAGCCACCAGCCTCATCACCACGCTCGCCCAGAAGAACCCCGAGGAGTTCAAGACCTCTGTGTCTCTGGCAGTTGCAAGGCTCAGCAGG ATCGTGACGTCGGCTTCCACAGACCTGCAAGATTACACCTACTATTTTGTCCCGGCGCCATGGCTGTCCGTGAAGCTTCTGCGCCTTCTGCAGTGCTACCCACCCCCAG AGGACGCAGCTATCCGGGGCAGGCTGAGCGAGTGCCTGGAGACCATACTGAACAAGGCCCAGGAGCCGCCCAAGTCCAAGAAGGTGCAACACTCCAATGCCAAGAACGCCGTGCTGTTTGAGGCCATCAGCCTGATCATCCACCACGACAG TGAGCCCACTCTGTTGGTGCGGGCGTGTAACCAGCTGGGCCAGTTCCTGCAGCACCGGGAGACCAACCTGCGCTACCTGGCCCTGGAAAGCATGTGTACACTGGCCAGCTCCGAGTTCTCCCATGAGGCCGTCAAGACTCACATTGAGACCGTCATCAACGCCCTGAAG ACGGAGAGGGACGTCAGCGTCAGACAGAGAGCAGTGGACCTCCTCTATGCCATGTGTGACCGCAGCAACGTGCAGCAGATCGTGGCAGAGATGCTAAACTACCTGGAGACTGCGGATTACTCCATCCGGGAGGAGATA GTCCTGAAGGTGGCCATCTTGGCCGAGAAGTATGCAGTGGACTACACGTGGTATGTAGACACCATTCTGAACCTGATCCGCATCGCTGGGGACTACGTCAGCGAGGAGGTGTGGTACCGTGTCATCCAGATCGTCATCAACCGCGATGATGTGCAGGGCTATGCTGCCAAGACCGTCTTCGAG GCCCTGCAAGCCCCAGCCTGCCATGAGAACCTGGTAAAGGTCGGGGGATACATCCTGGGGGAGTTCGGGAACCTGATTGCCGGGGACCCGCGCTCAAG TCCGCTGGTTCAGTTCAACCTGCTGCACTCCAAGTTCCACCTGTGCTCAGTGCCCAGTCGTGCCCTTCTGCTCTCCACCTACATCAAGTTCATCAACCTGTTCCCTGAGGTGAAGGGCACCATCCAGGAGGTGCTGCGCTCCGACAGCCAGCTGCGCAACGCTGATGTGGAGCTGCAGCAGCGCGCCGTGGAGTACCTGCGCCTCAGCTGCATCGCCAGCACCGACATCCTG GCCACAGTGCTGGAGGAGATGCCCCCCTTCCCCGAGCGGGAGTCATCCATCCTGGCCAAGCTGAAGAGGAAAAAGGGGCCCGGAATGGTGCCCGACATCGAGGAAGGCCGCAAGGATAAGAACGTGAACGGAGGCATGGAGCCCATCAGCACCAATGCCACCACCAAG ACCTCTTCTTTTGTCTCCACTGGTGACCTCTTGACCCCTGAGCCACCCCCCTTCAATCGTCCACGCCCTGTGTCATCATCCTCGTCCTCCTTGCTGCCGGCCCCCCTCACGCCGCTGCCACCATCTGGGCCCCCAGCAGGCCCTGCTTTGCAG TCAACGCCGTCGCCGTCCACTGACCTGCTGAGCTTAGGCAGCAGCCCCGCCCTGTCCTCggcccctccctcctcctcaGCCGGAGGCCTGCTGGTGGACGTTTTCACAGAAAACCACGCCCCCGCTGCCCCGGGGGTCCCCATGGGACCTGTAGCCGATGACAACTTCTCAAG GTTCGTGTGCAAGAATAACGGCGTCCTGTTTGAAAATCAGCTGGTACAGATCGGTCTGAAGTCAGAGTTCAGGCAGAACCTGG GTCGCATGTACATCTTCTTTGGCAACAAAACCTCCACGCAGTTCCTCAATTTCTCATCCTCTGTTATCTGCCAGGACTCTCTCAAAA CACAACTCAGCATTCACATCAAGCCCGCTGACCCTACTGTGGACGGAGGAGCCCAGCTACAGCAGATCCTCAACATCGAATGTGTGTCTGACTTTGTGGAGGCACCGGTCTTGAGCATCCAGTTCAG GTATGGGGGCACTTTGCAGAACATTGCCGTCAAGCTGCCCATCACCCTAAACAAGTTCTTCCAGCCCACGGAGATGACATCACAGGACTTCTTCCAGCGCTGGAAGCAGCTTAGCTC tcCTCAGCAGGAGGTACAGAAGATCTTCAAAGCCAAGCATTCCATGGACACTGAGGTCACCAAAGCCAAG ATCATTGGGTTTGGTGTGGCCTTGTTGGACCGAGTGGATCCCAACCCGTCAAACTTTGTTGGCGCGGGAGTGATCCACACGAAGACGACGCAGGTGGGCTGCTTATTGAGGCTGGAGCCCAACACGCAGGCACAG ATGTACCGTCTCACACTACGGACAAGCAGGGACACTGTATCGCAGCGGCTCTGTGAACTGCTGTCAGATCAGTTTTAG
- the LOC111835439 gene encoding AP-2 complex subunit alpha-2 isoform X2: MPAVSKGDGMRGLAVFISDIRNCKSKEAEIKRINKELANIRSKFKGDKALDGYSKKKYVCKLLFIFLLGHDIDFGHMEAVNLLSSNKYTEKQIGYLFISVLVNSNSDLIRLINNAIKNDLSSRNPTFMNLALHCIANVGSREMAEAFAADIPRILVAGDTMDSVKQSAALCLLRLNRTSPDLVPMGEWTSRVVHLLNDQHLGVVTAATSLITTLAQKNPEEFKTSVSLAVARLSRIVTSASTDLQDYTYYFVPAPWLSVKLLRLLQCYPPPEDAAIRGRLSECLETILNKAQEPPKSKKVQHSNAKNAVLFEAISLIIHHDSEPTLLVRACNQLGQFLQHRETNLRYLALESMCTLASSEFSHEAVKTHIETVINALKTERDVSVRQRAVDLLYAMCDRSNVQQIVAEMLNYLETADYSIREEIVLKVAILAEKYAVDYTWYVDTILNLIRIAGDYVSEEVWYRVIQIVINRDDVQGYAAKTVFEALQAPACHENLVKVGGYILGEFGNLIAGDPRSSPLVQFNLLHSKFHLCSVPSRALLLSTYIKFINLFPEVKGTIQEVLRSDSQLRNADVELQQRAVEYLRLSCIASTDILATVLEEMPPFPERESSILAKLKRKKGPGMVPDIEEGRKDKNVNGGMEPISTNATTKSTPSPSTDLLSLGSSPALSSAPPSSSAGGLLVDVFTENHAPAAPGVPMGPVADDNFSRFVCKNNGVLFENQLVQIGLKSEFRQNLGRMYIFFGNKTSTQFLNFSSSVICQDSLKTQLSIHIKPADPTVDGGAQLQQILNIECVSDFVEAPVLSIQFRYGGTLQNIAVKLPITLNKFFQPTEMTSQDFFQRWKQLSSPQQEVQKIFKAKHSMDTEVTKAKIIGFGVALLDRVDPNPSNFVGAGVIHTKTTQVGCLLRLEPNTQAQMYRLTLRTSRDTVSQRLCELLSDQF; this comes from the exons GAGACAAAGCGCTGGATGGCTACAGCAAGAAGAAATACGTGTGCAAGCTGCTCTTCATCTTCCTCTTGGGCCACGACATTGACTTCGGCCACATGGAGGCCGTCAACCTTCTCAGCTCCAATAAGTACACAGAGAAGCAGATC GGCTACCTGTTCATCTCGGTGTTGGTGAACTCCAACAGCGACCTCATCCGGCTCATCAACAACGCCATCAAGAACGACCTGTCGAGCCGCAATCCCACTTTCATGAACCTGGCGCTGCACTGCATCGCCAACGTGGGCAGCCGGGAGATGGCAGAGGCCTTCGCCGCCGACATCCCGCGCATCCTGGTGGCGGG AGACACCATGGACAGCGTGAAGCAGAGTGCAGCCCTCTGCCTGCTGCGCCTCAACCGGACCTCACCGGACCTGGTGCCTATGGGCGAGTGGACCTCCCGTGTGGTGCACTTGCTGAACGACCAGCACCTG GGAGTGGTGACTGCAGCCACCAGCCTCATCACCACGCTCGCCCAGAAGAACCCCGAGGAGTTCAAGACCTCTGTGTCTCTGGCAGTTGCAAGGCTCAGCAGG ATCGTGACGTCGGCTTCCACAGACCTGCAAGATTACACCTACTATTTTGTCCCGGCGCCATGGCTGTCCGTGAAGCTTCTGCGCCTTCTGCAGTGCTACCCACCCCCAG AGGACGCAGCTATCCGGGGCAGGCTGAGCGAGTGCCTGGAGACCATACTGAACAAGGCCCAGGAGCCGCCCAAGTCCAAGAAGGTGCAACACTCCAATGCCAAGAACGCCGTGCTGTTTGAGGCCATCAGCCTGATCATCCACCACGACAG TGAGCCCACTCTGTTGGTGCGGGCGTGTAACCAGCTGGGCCAGTTCCTGCAGCACCGGGAGACCAACCTGCGCTACCTGGCCCTGGAAAGCATGTGTACACTGGCCAGCTCCGAGTTCTCCCATGAGGCCGTCAAGACTCACATTGAGACCGTCATCAACGCCCTGAAG ACGGAGAGGGACGTCAGCGTCAGACAGAGAGCAGTGGACCTCCTCTATGCCATGTGTGACCGCAGCAACGTGCAGCAGATCGTGGCAGAGATGCTAAACTACCTGGAGACTGCGGATTACTCCATCCGGGAGGAGATA GTCCTGAAGGTGGCCATCTTGGCCGAGAAGTATGCAGTGGACTACACGTGGTATGTAGACACCATTCTGAACCTGATCCGCATCGCTGGGGACTACGTCAGCGAGGAGGTGTGGTACCGTGTCATCCAGATCGTCATCAACCGCGATGATGTGCAGGGCTATGCTGCCAAGACCGTCTTCGAG GCCCTGCAAGCCCCAGCCTGCCATGAGAACCTGGTAAAGGTCGGGGGATACATCCTGGGGGAGTTCGGGAACCTGATTGCCGGGGACCCGCGCTCAAG TCCGCTGGTTCAGTTCAACCTGCTGCACTCCAAGTTCCACCTGTGCTCAGTGCCCAGTCGTGCCCTTCTGCTCTCCACCTACATCAAGTTCATCAACCTGTTCCCTGAGGTGAAGGGCACCATCCAGGAGGTGCTGCGCTCCGACAGCCAGCTGCGCAACGCTGATGTGGAGCTGCAGCAGCGCGCCGTGGAGTACCTGCGCCTCAGCTGCATCGCCAGCACCGACATCCTG GCCACAGTGCTGGAGGAGATGCCCCCCTTCCCCGAGCGGGAGTCATCCATCCTGGCCAAGCTGAAGAGGAAAAAGGGGCCCGGAATGGTGCCCGACATCGAGGAAGGCCGCAAGGATAAGAACGTGAACGGAGGCATGGAGCCCATCAGCACCAATGCCACCACCAAG TCAACGCCGTCGCCGTCCACTGACCTGCTGAGCTTAGGCAGCAGCCCCGCCCTGTCCTCggcccctccctcctcctcaGCCGGAGGCCTGCTGGTGGACGTTTTCACAGAAAACCACGCCCCCGCTGCCCCGGGGGTCCCCATGGGACCTGTAGCCGATGACAACTTCTCAAG GTTCGTGTGCAAGAATAACGGCGTCCTGTTTGAAAATCAGCTGGTACAGATCGGTCTGAAGTCAGAGTTCAGGCAGAACCTGG GTCGCATGTACATCTTCTTTGGCAACAAAACCTCCACGCAGTTCCTCAATTTCTCATCCTCTGTTATCTGCCAGGACTCTCTCAAAA CACAACTCAGCATTCACATCAAGCCCGCTGACCCTACTGTGGACGGAGGAGCCCAGCTACAGCAGATCCTCAACATCGAATGTGTGTCTGACTTTGTGGAGGCACCGGTCTTGAGCATCCAGTTCAG GTATGGGGGCACTTTGCAGAACATTGCCGTCAAGCTGCCCATCACCCTAAACAAGTTCTTCCAGCCCACGGAGATGACATCACAGGACTTCTTCCAGCGCTGGAAGCAGCTTAGCTC tcCTCAGCAGGAGGTACAGAAGATCTTCAAAGCCAAGCATTCCATGGACACTGAGGTCACCAAAGCCAAG ATCATTGGGTTTGGTGTGGCCTTGTTGGACCGAGTGGATCCCAACCCGTCAAACTTTGTTGGCGCGGGAGTGATCCACACGAAGACGACGCAGGTGGGCTGCTTATTGAGGCTGGAGCCCAACACGCAGGCACAG ATGTACCGTCTCACACTACGGACAAGCAGGGACACTGTATCGCAGCGGCTCTGTGAACTGCTGTCAGATCAGTTTTAG